The DNA window GCGCGACACTCGACGAGGCACTGAAAGGCGGCACGGTCGCGGTCATCCCGGGCTTTCAGGGCGTCGGCGAGGACGGGCGTCTCGCCACACTAGGCCGCGGCGGCTCCGACACTTCCGCCGTCGCGATCGCCGCGGGCGTGAAGGCCGACCGCTGCGACATCTATACCGACGTCGACGGCGTCTACACGACCGACCCGCGCATTGTGCCGCGCGCGCGCAAGCTCGACGCCATCACTTTCGAAGAGATGCTGGAGCTCGCCGGGGTGGGCGCGAAGGTCCTGCAGACGCGCTCGGTGGGCCTCGCGATGCGCGAGAATCTGCCGCTGCGCGTCCTTTCCGCATTTGAAGACAAGCCCGGCACCCGCGTCGTCGCGGAGCTTGAAGGAGCCGACATGGAAAGAAACCAGATCGCCGGCATCGCCGCCGACCGCAACGAGGCGCGAGTGAGCCTGACTGGCGTGCCCGACCAGCCCGGCACCGTCGCGCAGGTGATTACGCCCTTGTCCGAAGCCGGCATCCTGTTCGACATGATCGTCCATGCCGCGACGCCGGACAGCGGCGCCTCCGACCTCACCTTTACCGTCCCCCGCGCCAGCCTTGCCCAGGCGCTGTCGGTAATCGAAGACCGCAAGGAGCAGATCGGCTTCGAGCGGATCGTCACCGACGACGCGGTCGCCAAGGTCAGCATCGTCGGCGTCGGCATCCGCTCCAACCCGCAGCTTGCCGCAAAGATGTTCGAAGTGCTTGCCGAGCGGCGCATCAACCTGCTCGCGGTCTCGACCAGCGAGATCAAGGTCAGTGCATTGATCGCCGAAGCTGAGCTGGAGCTTGCCGTGCGCGTCCTTCACACCGCCTTCGGCCTCGATACGGAGCAAGCGGCATGAGCGGCGAAGGCCTGATCCCCGAGGCTCGCCCGGTCCACGGCAGCGAAGGCCACAGCCGCCTTGCCGAACTGATGCATCGCGGCACCGAGTTCCTCGGCTGCGAGCATGCGATCATGGGCGGGGCGATGAGCTGGATCAGCGAGCGAAACCTCGTCTCCGCCATCTCCAACGCCGGCGGATTCGGCGTGATCGCCTGCGGCGCGATGACCCCCGATCTGCTCGACACCGAGATCGCCGAAACCAAGGCGCGGACGGAGCGCCCGTTCGGCGTCAATCTGATCACCATGCACCCGCAGCTCTCGGAACTCATCGATGTCTGCGCGAAGCATGGCGTCGGCCATGTCGTGCTCGCCGGCGGCCTTCCCCCCGGCGGCGCGATCGACCGGATCAAGGCAAGTGGCGCCAAGCTGGTCGCCTTCGCGCCGGCGCTTGCGCTTGCGAAGAAGCTGATGCGCTCCGGCGCCGACGCGCTCGTGATCGAGGGCATGGAAGCCGGCGGCCATATCGGCCCGGTCTCCACCTCAGTGCTCGCTCAGGAAATCCTGCCCGTGGTAGCGAAGGACATTCCGGTGTTCGTCGCCGGCGGAATCGGCCGCGGCGAGGCCATCGCCGCTTATCTCGAAATGGGCGCGGTCGGCGTCCAGCTCGGCACCCGCTTCGTCTGCGCCAACGAGTGCATCGCTCATCCGAACTTCAAGAAGGCGTTCATCCGCGCCTCGGCGCGCGATGCGATCCCCAGCGTCCAGATCGACCCGCGCCTCCCGGTGATCCCGGTCCGCGCGCTCAAGAACCGGGAGATGGAGAAGTTCGCCGAGAAGCAGCGCGAAGTCGCGAGCCTGCTCGACAGCCAGGGTCTGGAGATGGCCGAAGCCCAGTTGCAGATCGAACATTATTGGGCCGGCGCGCTCCGCCGCGCCGTCATCGACGGCGATGTCGAAAGAGGCTCGGTGATGGCCGGCCAGTCGGTCGGCATGGTCACCCGCGAAGAACCGGTCGCCGAGATCATCCGCGAGCTGGTCGACGAAGCCGCCAACGCGCTGGAGAGCCGGGGTTAGGCTTCTTCACTAATGGCGAAGCGTGGCGCCATCTGATAGCCGGGCAAGGATGCCAACCGCCGCCGCCACCTCAGCCCGGGAGATCCTGACCGGTCTTCATGAGATCATGGCCAAGCGCGGGTCACCGCAGGGCAAGCTCGACCGCACGGTCGACCTGATCGCCGGGTCGATGCACAGCGACGTCTGCTCCATCTATCTGCTGCGCGACAATGTGCTCGAGCTGTTCGCGACCCACGGTCTGCGCAAGGAAGCGATCCACGTCACCAAGCTGCGCATGGGCGAAGGCCTGGTCGGCACCATCGCAGCCGAAGGGCGCGTGCTGAACCTGGCCGAGGCGGCGGACCACGCCGCTTTTGCCTACCGGCCGGAGACCGGCGAGGAGCGATATCACAGCTTTGCCGGCGTCCCGATCGTGCGCTTGGAAAACCCAGTCGGCGTCCTCGCCGTCCAGAACGCAGCACAGCGCCGCTACGAGGATGTCGAGATCGAGGCGCTGCAGACCGTGGCGATGGTGTTGTCCGAGCTGATTGCCGGCGCCCGGCTCGTCGACGGCGCGAGGCGCAGCCGCTTGCGCAGCGCCGGTCCGCTGCGCCTGTCCGGCCTCAAGCTCGTGTCCGGCATGGCGAGGGGCCAGGCGGTGTTCCACGAACCCCGCGTCGTCGTCGAGCATACGGTGGCCGAGGACACCGAGGCCGAGCGCGAGCGCGTCTACGCAGCCTTCCGCAAGATGCGCGAGCAGATCGACAATATGGCCAAGGAGGCCGAGTTCGGGACTGCCGGCGAGCATCAGGAGATCCTCCAGACCTATCGGATGTTCGCCTATGACGAGGGCTGGTCGCGGCGGATCAACGCGGCGATCGACAGCGGCCTGACCGCCGAAGCGGCGATCGAGCGTGTGCAGCAGCGCACCCGCGCTCGCATGCAGGAAATCGACGATCCGCTGCTGCAGGAGCGGATGCACGACCTTGAAGACCTGTCGAACCGGCTGCTGCGCATCGTGTCCGGCCGGATGGGCACGGCCGCGCAGACGGGGCTCGCCGCCGACGCGATCCTGATCGCCCGCAACCTCGGGCCCGCCGAGCTGCTCGAATATGACCGGCGGCGTCTCAAGGGCGTGCTGCTCGAGGAAGGCTCGTTGACGTCGCACATGACGATCGTCGCGCGGGCCATCGGCGTGCCGGTGATCGGACGCCTGCAGGACATTCGCCACAGCGTCGAGGAAGGCGAGACGATCCTCGTCGACGGCGACCACGGCAGCGTCATCGTTCGTCCGAACCGGACATTGCTGTCCGCCTTCGAGCACCGGATGGCGTCGAGCCATAAGCGCCGCGCCGAATTTGCCGCCGCCCGCACCCTGCCGCCGGAGACCAAGGACGGCCTCAGGGTTAGCGTCATGGTCAACGCCGGCCTCGCCGAAGACGCCGGGACTTTGCCGATGACCGGCGCCGACGGCATCGGCCTGTTCCGTACCGAATTCCAGTTCCTCGTTTCCGCGACCATGCCCGGCCGCGACCGCCAGCAGCGGCTATACATGAAGGTGCTCGAAGCCGCGGGAGACCGACCGGTCGTGTTCCGCACCGTCGACATCGGCGGCGACAAGGCGCTTCCTTATCTCACTGATCATGCCGAGGAGCAGGCCGAGAACCCCGCCATGGGCTGGCGTGCGCTGCGCCTGTCGCTCGATCGCTCGACGCTGATGAAGGCGCAAGCGCGCGCGCTGATCGAGGCGGCGGGCGGCAAGGTGCTCAACGTCATGTTCCCGATGGTGTCGGAGCCATGGGAATATGAAGAAGCGCGCGCCTTGTTCGAAGAGCAGGTCGAATGGGCGCGCAACGCGCATCGCAAGATGCCCAAGCGCATCCACTATGGCGTGATGCTGGAAGTCCCGAGCCTCGCCGAGATGCTCGACCAGCTGCTCCCGCGGGTCGACTTCATCTCCGTGGGCACCAACGATCTGACGCAGTTCCTGTTCGCAGCCGACCGCTCCGACCCGCGGCTGGCGCAGCGCTATGACTGGCTGAGCCCCGCCATCCTGCGCTTCCTGCGGCGCATCCTCAAAGAGGCGAAGGATGCCGAGGTGCCGGTGCGGATTTGCGGCGAAATGGCCGGACGACCGCTCGAAGCCATGGCGCTGATCGGCATCGGTGCCGAAAACATTTCGATCACGCCCGCGGGCGTCGGGCCGATCAAGGCGATGATCCGCTCGCTCGATGCCTCGGCGGTGCGGGCCAAGCTCGAACAGCTGCTCGCGCGGCCGCCGAGGGACATGCGGAAGGCGCTCGCCGACTGGGCCAAACGGAAGGGTGTGACGCTCGGCTAGGCCGAAGCGGTTGACACGCACGGCGCAGGCCTCAAACAGTTGCACATGGCCAAGCGCGACACCGACGCCGACATTCTCGACCCCGACATGACCGAGGCCGAGGTGCCGACCGTCGGCGAACGGCTCCGCGCCGCGCGCGAAGCTAAGGGGTTGAGCCTCGAAGACGTCGCGGCGCAGACGCGAATTCCGCACCGCCACCTCGAAAGCATCGAGAATGCGCAGTGGGACAAGCTCCCCGCGCCCACCTACACGATCGGTTTCGCAAAGAGCTATGCATCCGCGGTCGGCGTGGACCGCACGGAGATCGGCGACCAACTGCGCGAGGAGATGGGCGGCCAGCGCTTCGCAAGCCACCAGGCCGAAGTCATCGAACCCGCTGACCCGGCGCGCACCATGCCCAAATGGCTCGTCATTTCCGCTATCGTCGGCGTCATCCTGCTTGTGCTGCTGATGAGCTGGCTCAGCCGCCGCTCGCTCGAGCAAGGGGACGCGCCAGCGAGTACAGCCGTTGCTTCCTCGCCGGCGCCGGCCGCCCAGACGCCGTCCCCGGCCGCTCAGCAACCGGCGGCGCAAGGCCCGGTCGTGCTTACCGCCGTTCAGCCGGCGTGGATCCAGGTTACGGACCAGGGCAAGAGCCTGTTCCAGGGCGAGCTCCAGCAGGGCCAGAGCTTCACCGTGCCGCAGACGGCGACCGCACCCTTGTTGAAGGCCGGCAAGCCCGAAGCGCTGAAAGTCACCGTCGGCACGGCCACTGCACCCGCCGTCGGTCCCGCCGGCAAGGTCGCATCGAAGGTCAGCTTGAAGGCAGACGACCTGATGCGTGGTGGCGCGCAGCCGGCGACTGGCGCGGCGCAACCGCCTGCACCACCGCCGGCCCAGTAGATTCATCCGCGGGCAAGGCGCCGCGGAGCACAGTCGCGTCGACATTGAAGCGTGGGGAAATTCCAGTGAAGTTCATGCGTCCGATCACCGCCTTCGCGGCCGTCGCAACCGCCGCGCTGATGCCGGCTACCGCCGCCATGGCCCAGCGCCAGCAGCCCACGCCTGAGCAGCGGATCGATCGTCTCGAACGGCAGGTGGATGAAGTGCAGCGCCGCGTCTTCCCGAAGGGCAGCCCGGCGGCGACGGCGGGCTTCCGCGACGACCCGGCCGCGACCCAGTCGGCAGTGGTCAGCCTCGATCAGCGGCTCGATGCGCTCGAACGCCAGGTGACCGATCTCGTCCGACAGAACGAGGAAAATGCCAGCCGAGTCCGCAACATGGAAAATGCGCTGCGCCAGACGACCGCTGACCTGAACCAGCGCATCGCGACGCTGGAGCAGCAAGTGAGCACGGCAGCCGTGGCGCCGGTTCCGGTCGACACGGTCCCGGTCGGCACCACGCCGGCAAGGCCGAAGCCGACGACGACGACGACGCCGAAGACGACCGGTGCAGCGACGCCGTCCGCGACGCCGGCGAGCGGCGGTCCGGCGGTTGCCGCCGCCGATCCGGCGGAAGACGCCTACACCGAGGGGTTCCGCCTGTGGGAAGCGGGCCAGTACGACCAAGCGATCAGCTCGCTACGCGCGTTCGTCGCGGCTTATCCCCGCCACCGCCGCACCAGCTATGCGAAGAATCTGATCGGCCGCGCCTTGCTCGACAGCGGCCAGCCGCGCCCAGCCGCGGAAGCTTTCCTCGCCAATTACCGCACCAATCCCGGCGGGGAGCGGGCGGCGGACAGCCTTTATTATCTTGGCCAGTCGCTGATGAAGCTCGGCCAGCGTGAGCAGGCGTGCAAGGCCTATGGCGAGCTCGACGCGGTTTATGGGTCGAAGATCCGGGCCGACCTCAAGAAGCTTTCGAGCGACGCCAAGGCCGAGGCCAACTGCAGCTAGGCGACAATGCCGGTGGGTGAGCCTTCGCAGGTCGACCCACAGCTCGCCGAGCGCTTCGCGCGCGACGTCGATGCGCTGGTCCCGGCAGGTTTGCGGCTCGGCCTCGCCGTTTCGGGCGGCCCGGACAGCGTCGCCCTCCTCCTGCTCGCCGCGGCGGCCATGCCCAAGCGCATCGAGGCGGCAACCGTCGATCATGCGCTGAGGCCCGAAAGCCGAAGCGAGGCTGATTTCGTCGCTCGGCTTTGCGCCGGCTCAAGCGTTCCGCACTCGATCCTTACCGCGACCTGGCTCGAACAGCCGACGACGGCCGTGCAGGAACGTGCGCGCTCCGAGCGCTACCGCCTGCTCGGCAATTGGGCCGATGAGCGGGGGCTCGCAGCAATCCTCACCGGGCATCACCTCGACGACCAGGCGGAAACTGTTCTGATGCGCTTGGCGCGCGGCGCGGGCGCGAAGGGTCTCGCCGGGATGCGTGCCGTCGCCGACATTCCGGGCTGCAGCGTCCGGGTCGTCCGACCGCTACTCGGCTGGGCCCATGCCGAGCTTCAGGCGATCTGCACTTCAGTGGGCGTCGATCCGCTCCTCGACCCGAGCAACGCCGACGACCGGTTCGAGCGGGTCCGCGTCCGGAATGCTCTCGCCGATGCCGACTGGCTCGACGCCCCTGCGATTGCTGCAAGCGCAGCTCACCTTGCCGACGCCGACGAGGCGCTCGACTGGGCCAGCGACCGCGAATGGCAGCGAGCCGTGACCGTGACTGAACAGGAAATCGGTTACCGCGCGAGCAATGCGCCACGCGAGATCCTTCGCCGGATCACCGTTCGAGCGATTGCTACCCTCGCGAGCGAAGGACGAGGCGCGGAGCTTCGCGGCCGCGAAGTCGATCAGGTCCTTGCGGCGCTTCTCAGTGGGGGAACCGCAACGCTGCGCGGGGTCCAGTGCACCGGCGGCGCAGAGTGGCGCTTCCGTGCCGCGCCGCCGCGGCGGCCGCTCTAGCGCAGGTTCGCTCGATAGAGCGCCAGCAGCTCGCTCCAGGCCCGCTCCGCCTCTCGCTCATTGTAGCTCTGGCTGCCCGCGACCGTCCAACCATGGTCGGCCGGATAGGAATCGACCCTTGCGGGCCGCTTGGCCGCGGCGAAGGCGGCCTTTAGCGTCTCGATCTCCTCCGGCCGCTCCGCCGCATCATTCTTGCCGAGCAGCACCAGATAGGCCGCCTTGGTCTTGGGAATGAGCAGGTGCGGGCTGGATGGCTCGTTCGTGACCAAAGTGCCCGGATGGAAAGCGGCCACTGCGCCGATCCGGTCGGAACGTGCAGCGGCGGTGCGGAAGGCGAACGGACCGCTCATGCAATAGCCCTGCACCCCGACGCGCCGCTTGCGGTCGGTTTGCGGCTGCGCGTCGAGGAAGCTGACGAACGCCGCGGAGTCGCGGTCGACCATCGCGTCGGTCACCCCCTTGCGGAAACCCATGATCTTTTCGCGGTCGGCCGGCTTGCCGAAATCGAACGGGCCGGTGACGACCGGCGCCTTCTGCGCCCGGTAATAAGGGTTGGGCACCAGCACGACATAACCCTGGGCGGCCAGCCGGCGTCCCATCTCGCGGAACACCGGGCGAAGGCCCAGGATGTCCGGCCACAGCAGGACCGCGGGCCAGCGGCCCTTTCCTTCCGGATAGAAGAGCGCCGCATCGGCATTGCCGTCGATGGCGACGGTGACATCGCGTTCGACAACATGCTTGCCGCCCGTTTCATGCGCAGCGGCGCCGGCAGGGAGGCCGGTCGCCGCAACGGCTGAAAGCGTCAGCAGCAGCGTCCGCCGCGTGACCGCCGTATCGACGATGAAGCCCTGATGATTGCCGTCACCACACATGTCGCATCTCCATCGCTGCCGCAGGGAGCGCAGGCTTGCCCGAAAAGCACCGCGCCGCGCAATCGCCGTTCACTCCACCCTAAGGCCGCATTGTTATTAAGCGGCACGCGCCTATTTTAGACGCAAGCGCGCTGTGCGCACGAGAGACGAGCGGATGAACGACAAAGAGAAGAAACCCGGCAACCCGTGGACGAAGAGCCTGCTGATCTGGGCAGGCATCCTGTTCGGCCTCGTTCTCTTCGTGCAAATGGTCGACGGCGGCTCCCGCGCCTCGACGGGCCAGGCGATCCCTTATTCCGACTTCGTCCGCCAGGTCGACAACGGCAATGTCCGGTCGGTCACGATCGCGACGGGCGCCAGCGGCAACAGCGCCATCACCGGCAAGCTCGACAGCGGCGAAGTGTTCAACACTGTCGCCCCGGGCGATGCGAGCGTCTCCGACAAGCTCGTCCAGAAGGGCGTCGCGGTGCAGGTGAAGGCGGAGGAGAGCTCGAGCATCTGGCTCTACATGCTCTACAATTCGCTGCCCTTCCTGCTGATCCTCGGCATCAGCTTCTTCGTGATGCGCCAGATGCAGAAGAATGCCGGGTCGGGCGCCATGGGCTTCGGCAAGAGCCGCGCCCGCATGCTGACCGAGAAGCACGGCCGCGTGACCTTTCAGGATGTGGCCGGCATCGACGAGGCTCGTGAAGAGCTTCAGGAAATCGTCGAATATCTGAAGGACCCGGGCAAGTTCGCGCGGCTCGGTGGCAAGATCCCCAAGGGCGCGCTGCTCGTCGGCCCTCCGGGGACCGGCAAGACGTTGCTCGCCCGCGCCATTGCGGGTGAGGCCGGCGTTCCCTTCTTCACCATCTCCGGCTCCGACTTCGTCGAAATGTTCGTCGGCGTCGGCGCCAGCCGCGTCCGTGACATGTTCGACCAGGCCAAGAAGTCTGCGCCGTGCATCGTCTTCATCGACGAGATCGATGCCGTCGGCCGTCATCGCGGCGCCGGGCTCGGCAACGGCAATGACGAGCGCGAGCAGACCCTCAACCAGCTGCTTGTCGAGATGGACGGCTTCGAGGCGAACGAAGGCATCATCATCGTCGCCGCGACTAACCGGCCCGACGTGCTCGACCCCGCGCTGTTGCGTCCTGGCCGTTTCGACCGCCAGGTCGTGGTTCCGCGCCCGGACATCGACGGCCGCGAGAAGATCCTCGAAGTGCACATGAAGAAGGTGCCGCTCGCCCCCGACGTCGACGCGCGCGTGATCGCCCGCGGCACGCCGGGCTTCTCCGGCGCGGACCTCGCCAACCTCGTGAACGAGGCGGCGCTGCTTGCGGCGCGCAAGGGCAAGCGCCTGGTCGCCATGCAGGAGTTCGAGGAGGCCAAGGACAAGGTGCTGATGGGGACCGAGCGCAAGTCCATGGTCATGACCGAAGACGAAAAGCGCATGACCGCCTATCACGAGGCCGGTCATGCCATCGTCGCGCTTCACGAGCCTGCCTCGGACCCGATCCACAAGGCGACCATCATCCCGCGCGGCCGCGCGCTCGGCATGGTCATGCGCCTGCCGGAACGCGACAGCTACAGCTATCACCGCGACAAGATGTACGCGAACCTCGCCGTTGCCATGGGCGGCCGCGTCGCCGAGGAAATGATTTTCGGCTACAACAAGGTCTCGTCGGGCGCCTCGTCCGACATCCAGTACGCGACCCAGCTCGCCCGCGACATGGTAACGCGCTGGGGCATGTCGGATGCGCTCGGCCCGCTTCAATATGCCGAGCCTGATGAAGAGGTGTTCCTCGGCTATTCGATGAACCGCCAGCGGCAGATGTCGAACGAAACGGCTCAAGCGATCGACAATGAGATCCGCAAGATTGTCGAAGGCGGCTACACGCGCGCGCAGTCTCTGCTCACCGAGAACCGCGAAGAGCTGGAAGCACTCGCTCGTGCATTGCTCGAATATGAGACGCTGTCCGGCGACGAGATCAAGCGCGTGCTCGAAGGCGAGACGATCGACCGCGGCGGCGCCAAAGGTCCGTCGATCCCGGCCGCCGGCTCGTCGATCCCGAAGTCCAAGCGTCCCGGCGCGGGAGCGATCGGCGGGGCAGCACCGGCCGGCGCTTAACTTTCCGTTCAGCCTCGCTAGGCTCCCGTCGCACTTCACGGGAGGATAGCCGAGTATGCGTAAGTTTCTGATCGCGGCACTGCTGATCGCCGCGCCCGCGTCAGCTTGGGCGCAGTCAATGAATGCCGAGGCTTTTCATCAGCGCGCGACCGCCCTTCAGAAGAAGGGCGCCCTGGCCCTGTTCTCGATGGGTGAAGTCAAAAAGCTGATGGCGGAAGGGCAAGCCGCGGGCAAACGCGCTGCTCAAGCCCGCCGCGCAGCACTTGCGGCCGGAGAGAAGCCGCGCTTCTGCCCGCCGGCCGGCAAGGGCAAGATGGACGACAACGAGTTCATGACGAGGCTGTCGGCGATCCCCAAGGCCGAGCGGGCGCGGATCGACATGACCGAAGCGGTGAACCGCATCCTGGCCCGCAAATATCCCTGCTAGGCCATGATCCCTAGTGCCACGAGCAGCAGCAGGAACAGGACGATTGCCACCAGCGCGAAGAACGAAAGCACTGCCGTCCGCCAGATCGCGCTGAACCGGCCAAGCTCATAAGCGCCGCGAAGCTGCCGGTACATGTGGATCGGCGGGATGAAGAGCATCAGCTTGCGGAACCAGCCGAGCCCCGGGATCAAGGTCGTCAGGGCAAGCACCACAAGCCAGATGCTGACGAAGGTGATCGAGTAGGTGACGAATACCGTGTGGTCGTAGGCGCCATATTGCCGGTAGCGGCGGCGGTGAAGGAACAGCAGCCAGACGAACGGGACCGAGATCGGGATCAGCGCCCATGAGAATTTATAGGCGTTGCTCTGAATCTTGTAGAAGGCGAGCTGCGGGTTCGCGTTGAACTTCTTCAGCTTCTCGTCGAGGGCTTTCCAGCCGGTCTTGCCGTTGACGATCTGGCTGGTGTTTCCCTGCTCTAGCGCTTCGAACTTTTCGAGGGCCTTGATCCCCTCCTGCGTTTCCCGGATCTGCTCGTCGATCTTGGCGATGGATTGCGGGTTGGAGCCACGTTGGGCGCGCGTTCGCGATTCCTGCAGTGTCGTCAGTTCCCGCCGCTGCTCCTGAAGCGCCCCGGCGACGTCGCCGCGCGGATCGTCTAGGCCGTCCGGCTTCATATTCGGCCCGGCGAACGAATAGACGGCGAACATCAGGAAGACGGTGAACAGGAACAGCGCGACCGGCGACACGAAACGCGCCCGCTCGCCCGAGATGTAGCGCCGCGTCAGCTCTCCTGGCCGCCACGCGAGCATCGGCAGGGTGCGCCAGATCTTCCCTTCGAAATGGAACACGCCGTGGAGCAGGTCGTGAAAGAAGGCGCCGAGCGTCCGATGAACATGCGCCTGCTGCCCGCAGCAGCGGCAGTAAGGGCCGGTCAGCTCCGCGCCGCAGTTCAGGCAATTGCCTTCGTGCGTGTGCCCGTCGGCAGCCTCGCCGGCCTTTGGCTCCACCGCCCGTGCAAGCATCCCGCCTGCCACGACATCGCCGACTGCGTCCATTTCCCCCATGCAGCGCGACATTAGGCGGCGTTGGCGGCGCATGCTAGCGGCTAGGCATGCGGATCGGGCTTCTCGGCGGCTCCTTCAATCCTGCCCATCGAGGGCACCGGCGGATCAGCCTCGAAGCGATGCGCGCGCTTAGCCTCGACGAGGTGTGGTGGCTGGTCTCGCCGGGCAACCCGCTGAAGGAAGGCGCGAGGGACATGGCCCCTTATGAGGCGCGGCTCGCCTCGGCTGAGGCAATGGCGCGCGGGGCCCGCATCCGCGCGAGCGATTTCGAGCGGCGCGAAGGGACCCGTTATACGATCGACACGGTGCGTCGGCTGAAGCGGCGTCACCCCGAGCACCGCTTCATCTGGTTGCTTGGAAGCGACACCCTGCCAAATTTTCACAAATGGCGTGATTGGAGGGGGTTAGCATCAGAACTGCCGATTGCGGTGATTCGCCGGCCCGGTTATGATTCGGCTGCCCACGCGGCGCGCGCGATGGGTTGGCTGAGGCGGTTCGTTCACCCGCGCGGCCAGGCGGCGAAGTGGACGAAGTGGAGTGCACCGGCGATCATTTTCCTTCGCCTGCCCCCCGACCCGACCTCCGCGACCGCCATCCGCGCGCACGATCCCAACTGGCACCGTCGAACGAAAGCGCCTTCCGTGCGTTCGTCTCGTTTCGGTTCCCCAATGTCACCCAGGAGACCCCTTGACCGAACGTCCAGCTGAGACAGCCGCCGCCGCTGATGCGGGCCATGCTCCATTCGACGTCGAAGACCTCCACAAGCTCGTGATGCAATCGCTCGACGACGACCAGGCGCAGGAGGTCGTGTCGATCCCGCTCGCCGGAAAGTCGAACATCGCCGACCATATGGTAGTCGCCTCGGGCCGCTCGACCCGGCAGGTCGCGTCGAT is part of the Sphingomicrobium sp. genome and encodes:
- a CDS encoding nicotinate-nucleotide adenylyltransferase, giving the protein MRIGLLGGSFNPAHRGHRRISLEAMRALSLDEVWWLVSPGNPLKEGARDMAPYEARLASAEAMARGARIRASDFERREGTRYTIDTVRRLKRRHPEHRFIWLLGSDTLPNFHKWRDWRGLASELPIAVIRRPGYDSAAHAARAMGWLRRFVHPRGQAAKWTKWSAPAIIFLRLPPDPTSATAIRAHDPNWHRRTKAPSVRSSRFGSPMSPRRPLDRTSS
- the ftsH gene encoding ATP-dependent zinc metalloprotease FtsH codes for the protein MNDKEKKPGNPWTKSLLIWAGILFGLVLFVQMVDGGSRASTGQAIPYSDFVRQVDNGNVRSVTIATGASGNSAITGKLDSGEVFNTVAPGDASVSDKLVQKGVAVQVKAEESSSIWLYMLYNSLPFLLILGISFFVMRQMQKNAGSGAMGFGKSRARMLTEKHGRVTFQDVAGIDEAREELQEIVEYLKDPGKFARLGGKIPKGALLVGPPGTGKTLLARAIAGEAGVPFFTISGSDFVEMFVGVGASRVRDMFDQAKKSAPCIVFIDEIDAVGRHRGAGLGNGNDEREQTLNQLLVEMDGFEANEGIIIVAATNRPDVLDPALLRPGRFDRQVVVPRPDIDGREKILEVHMKKVPLAPDVDARVIARGTPGFSGADLANLVNEAALLAARKGKRLVAMQEFEEAKDKVLMGTERKSMVMTEDEKRMTAYHEAGHAIVALHEPASDPIHKATIIPRGRALGMVMRLPERDSYSYHRDKMYANLAVAMGGRVAEEMIFGYNKVSSGASSDIQYATQLARDMVTRWGMSDALGPLQYAEPDEEVFLGYSMNRQRQMSNETAQAIDNEIRKIVEGGYTRAQSLLTENREELEALARALLEYETLSGDEIKRVLEGETIDRGGAKGPSIPAAGSSIPKSKRPGAGAIGGAAPAGA
- a CDS encoding DUF3667 domain-containing protein, whose protein sequence is MDAVGDVVAGGMLARAVEPKAGEAADGHTHEGNCLNCGAELTGPYCRCCGQQAHVHRTLGAFFHDLLHGVFHFEGKIWRTLPMLAWRPGELTRRYISGERARFVSPVALFLFTVFLMFAVYSFAGPNMKPDGLDDPRGDVAGALQEQRRELTTLQESRTRAQRGSNPQSIAKIDEQIRETQEGIKALEKFEALEQGNTSQIVNGKTGWKALDEKLKKFNANPQLAFYKIQSNAYKFSWALIPISVPFVWLLFLHRRRYRQYGAYDHTVFVTYSITFVSIWLVVLALTTLIPGLGWFRKLMLFIPPIHMYRQLRGAYELGRFSAIWRTAVLSFFALVAIVLFLLLLVALGIMA